From Pseudomonas sp. G.S.17, the proteins below share one genomic window:
- the rlmD gene encoding 23S rRNA (uracil(1939)-C(5))-methyltransferase RlmD, translating into MAKHERGLRFQPAGGVRATQIPTGKKQRLTIERLSNDGRGIAFLDGRTWFVAGSLAGEEVEARVLNAHGKVVEARTERVFQPSAMRRPAPCVHFGRCGGCSVQHLPHSEQLALKQRMLAEQLQRVAGVEPQEWAAPLTGAEFAYRRRARVAVRWDAKAKRLDVGFRAAASQDIVSIEECPVLVQALQPIMMQLPAMLRSFRKPQVLGHVELFSGSSTAVLLRHTAPLADADLATLQTFCKDHDAQLWLHGEGDPQPTDAAQALGYRLEPWNLDLAYRPGDFIQVNAAINTAMIEQALDWLAPKSDERVLDLFCGLGNFALPLARLAREVVAVEGVATMVERASANAISNDLHNVAFFQADLSQPLAQANWAAEGFSAVLLDPPRDGAFEAVRKLKALGAERLLYVSCNPATLARDTVELVKQGYRLKRAGILDMFPQTAHVEAMALFEASK; encoded by the coding sequence ATGGCCAAACATGAAAGAGGCCTGCGCTTCCAACCAGCAGGCGGTGTTCGGGCGACGCAGATCCCCACCGGAAAAAAACAGCGGCTGACCATCGAGCGTCTGTCCAACGACGGGCGCGGTATTGCGTTTCTCGACGGGCGAACCTGGTTCGTCGCCGGCAGTCTGGCCGGTGAAGAAGTTGAAGCGCGGGTGCTCAACGCCCACGGCAAGGTCGTCGAAGCGCGCACTGAGCGGGTATTCCAGCCGAGCGCCATGCGCCGTCCGGCACCTTGCGTGCATTTCGGCCGCTGCGGTGGCTGTAGCGTGCAGCATCTGCCCCACAGCGAACAGCTCGCCCTGAAACAGCGCATGCTTGCCGAGCAATTGCAGCGAGTGGCCGGTGTCGAGCCGCAAGAGTGGGCGGCGCCTTTGACCGGTGCCGAATTCGCCTACCGGCGACGCGCCCGGGTCGCGGTGCGCTGGGATGCCAAGGCCAAACGCCTGGATGTCGGCTTTCGGGCCGCTGCCAGTCAGGACATCGTTTCCATCGAAGAATGCCCGGTGCTGGTACAGGCCTTGCAACCGATCATGATGCAATTGCCGGCGATGCTGAGAAGCTTCCGCAAACCGCAGGTGCTGGGTCATGTCGAGCTGTTCAGTGGTTCTTCCACGGCTGTATTGCTGCGCCACACCGCGCCGCTGGCCGATGCCGATCTGGCAACCCTGCAAACGTTCTGCAAAGACCATGACGCGCAACTCTGGCTGCATGGCGAAGGCGATCCGCAACCGACGGACGCTGCACAGGCTTTGGGCTATCGTCTGGAACCCTGGAATCTGGACCTGGCTTACCGGCCGGGAGACTTCATTCAGGTCAACGCGGCGATCAATACCGCGATGATCGAGCAGGCTCTGGACTGGCTCGCACCCAAGTCCGACGAGCGCGTTCTGGACCTGTTTTGTGGTCTGGGCAATTTTGCGTTACCCCTGGCCCGACTGGCCCGGGAAGTGGTTGCAGTCGAAGGTGTCGCGACCATGGTCGAGCGTGCGTCGGCCAATGCAATAAGTAATGATCTGCACAACGTAGCCTTTTTTCAGGCGGATTTGTCCCAGCCGCTGGCACAAGCGAACTGGGCCGCAGAGGGCTTTTCTGCGGTACTCTTGGACCCGCCGCGTGACGGTGCTTTCGAGGCGGTACGCAAGCTCAAGGCATTAGGTGCCGAACGGTTGCTCTATGTGTCATGTAACCCGGCAACTTTGGCGCGCGATACTGTCGAATTGGTCAAACAGGGCTACCGATTAAAACGTGCCGGAATCCTCGATATGTTTCCACAGACAGCTCATGTCGAGGCGATGGCTTTATTTGAAGCGAGTAAGTGA
- the cysM gene encoding cysteine synthase CysM, translating into MTLQYPTIADCVGNTPLVRLQRMAGDTSNILLLKLEGNNPAGSVKDRPALSMITRAELRGQIHPGDTLIEATSGNTGIALGMAAAIKGYRMILIMPDNSSAERKAAMTAYGAELILVSKEEGMEGARDLAERMQNEGRGKVLDQFANGDNPEAHYTSTGPEIWRQTGGTITHFVSSMGTTGTIMGVSRYLKEQNPQVQIVGLQPMEGAAIPGIRRWPEEYLPRIYQADRVDRILDMAQAEAEDTMRRLAREEGIFCGVSSGGAVAGMLRLSREVENAVMVAIICDRGDRYLSTGVYDAPN; encoded by the coding sequence ATGACCCTGCAGTACCCAACCATTGCCGATTGCGTCGGCAACACCCCGCTTGTGCGTCTGCAACGTATGGCGGGCGATACCAGTAATATTCTTCTGCTCAAGCTGGAGGGTAATAACCCGGCTGGGTCCGTGAAAGACCGTCCGGCGCTGTCGATGATTACCCGCGCTGAATTGCGCGGGCAGATTCACCCCGGCGACACCTTGATTGAAGCGACTTCCGGCAATACCGGCATCGCCCTGGGCATGGCTGCGGCGATCAAGGGTTACCGGATGATTCTGATCATGCCCGACAATTCCAGCGCCGAGCGCAAGGCGGCGATGACCGCCTATGGCGCCGAGTTGATTCTGGTCAGCAAGGAAGAGGGCATGGAAGGCGCCCGCGACCTGGCTGAACGCATGCAGAACGAAGGTCGCGGCAAGGTGCTCGATCAGTTCGCCAACGGCGATAATCCCGAGGCGCACTACACCAGCACCGGCCCGGAAATCTGGCGGCAGACCGGCGGCACCATTACCCATTTCGTCAGTTCCATGGGCACCACCGGCACCATCATGGGCGTTTCCCGTTACCTGAAAGAGCAAAATCCACAGGTGCAGATCGTCGGTCTGCAACCCATGGAAGGCGCCGCGATTCCGGGTATTCGTCGCTGGCCGGAAGAATACCTGCCGCGCATCTATCAGGCTGACCGGGTTGATCGCATTCTCGATATGGCCCAGGCCGAAGCCGAAGACACCATGCGTCGTCTGGCGCGCGAAGAAGGCATCTTCTGCGGCGTTTCCTCCGGCGGTGCGGTCGCGGGCATGTTGCGTCTGTCTCGTGAAGTCGAAAATGCGGTCATGGTCGCGATCATCTGTGACCGTGGCGACCGTTACTTGTCGACCGGCGTCTACGACGCGCCCAACTGA